The Planctomycetota bacterium region CGGCCAGGTCGCCTACCGCGGATTCGTCGGCATCGGCGCCGGACTGACGCATGAAGGCATCTGGCGCTACAACGCCGACGGCACTACGCAGATCGTCTACAACACCACCGTCGCCAGCGCCAATCTCGACGACGCCGTCAGCGGGTCCGAACCGCTCTTCGACGATCTGGGCAACATCGCCTTCTTCGGTTTTAACAAGCAGCCCGACTCCCAGATGCGCACCGGCATCTTCCGCACGCAGAACGGCTCCACCACCGTCATGCCCCTCGTGCACACCGGCACCGACGGCGCGCTCGGCCCCGACCTCGGAGCCGGCATCTCCATCAATACCCTCCGCAAACCCACCGGCTTCCGCAATGGCAAGCTGGTCTTCGACGCCGACCTCACCGGTTCGGGCATCAACTTCAACAACGACACCACCTTCTTCCGCTCCGATGACGCCAGCTCAACGCTCGTGCTGACGCGCGAAGCGGCGGTCGGCTCCAGTTTCCCCGGCCCCGACATCGCCAGTCGCTTTTTCGCCAACTCCAACTTCGGCGGCGGCGTCAACGCGGCCGGCAATGCTATCTCCGGCGCCTCACTCAATGACAACAGCTTCGGCACCGGCGTCTACTTCATCGCCGACGGCTCGACCAATCACATCATCGCCATGAAGAACGCCACCGGCGCGCTCGGCCCCAACATCGCCGGCAACCCCGGCGCCGTGTTCACCTTCATCCAGGGCGCCGGCACCCCTGACATCAACGACGCCGGCGACGCCGTCTTCACCGGACGCATGGGCACCAGCCGCCCCAACGTCATCGTCCGTCACACCAATGGCGTCAACGCCGCCGTCGTCTTGTTGACTGACATGGCCCCCGGCACCACCGGATCGTACAAGGACTTCGCCCCCACCAACTCTCCCGTCATCGCCGGCAACGGCGACATCTTCTTCGCCGCCACCGTCACCAACCCCACGAACGTCAACCAGTTCTTCGCGGGACTCTGGCGCCAGCGCGATGGCGAAGGCGTCTCGCTCGTGGCCCTCGACGGATCGTCGATCGGCCTCGGCTCCGACGTGCACTTCACCGACCTGCACTCCGTCAGCGCCAACGCCCGCGGAGACGTCGCCTTTCGCGTCCAGTTCATCGGCGCCGGCGTCACCGCCGCCAATGACAACGCCGTCCTCGCCTTCGTCGACGGCGTCCTGGAAATCGTCGCCCGTGAAGGCGATCAGGTCGATGTCGATCCGACCGACGGCGTCGATCTCCGCACCATCGACAGCTTCCTCCTCGACACCCAGCTTCACAACACCGGCGGGCAGGACGGCCGACGCTCCTACTTCAACGACCTCGATCAGGTCGTGCTCGGCGTCACCTTCACCGACGGGTCCACCGGCGTCCTGCTCACCAACCTCCGCGCCGTCCCCGAGCCGGCGTCGCTCCTGATGCTCCTGGCCGTCGGATCGATGCTCCGCCATCGCCGCCGCTGAACTCGGCGGTTTCAACATTGCTCAGTTCACCGAAAACCGCCGACGACCTCGGCGGTTTTTTTCTCGCATCACCACTGCTAAGCTATATCGCCCTATGTCCTACGAAAGACCGAATATCGCCAAGATGCACGGGTACACGCCCGGCGAGCAACCCGACGACGGCAAGGTCGTCAAGCTCAACACCAACGAGAATCCCTACCCGCCCTGCGAAGCGGTGATGAAGACGCTGCACGCCATCGGCGGCGACGTCCTGCGCAAATATCCCCCGCCGCTGGCCCCGCGCTTCCGCAAGGTCGCCGCGCAGGTGCACAAGCTGCATGCCGACAACGTCATCGCCACCAACGCCGGCGATGAGCTTCTGCGACTGGCCATCACGACGTTCGTCAACCCCGGCGAGCCGATCGGCACCGCCGAGCCCAGCTATTCGCTCTACCCCGTGCTCGCGGAGATCAACGACTCGCCCGTCGTGCGCGTGCCGCTCAACGACGATTGGTCGCTGACCGCCGGCTTCGCCGATGCGCTCAACAAGGCGAAGGTGAAGCTGGCGTTCATCGTCAATCCGCATGCACCGTCGGGCGTCCTGCGAAGCGTCGACACGCTCGCCGCCGTGGCGGAGAAGTTCAAGGGCGTATTGCTCATTGATGAAGCGTACATCGATTTCGTCGACCCCGATCTGAATCACGACGCGACGACGCTCATCGACCGCTTCGACAATGTGCTCATCCTGCGCACGCTCAGCAAGGGCTATTCGCTGGCCGGTTTGCGCTTCGGCTATGGTCTCGGGGCACGCTCGCTGATCGAGCCGATGCTGACGAAGACCAAGGACAGTTACAACACCGACGCCATCGCCCAGAAGCTCGCTGCGGCCGCGCTGGAGCACCGGGCCGATGCGGCGATGAGCTGGCACGCCGTGCGCGAGGAGCGAAGCCGCATGGTCCGGGAACTGGCGGCGATGGGGATGACCTGCCCGCCGAGCCAGAGCAATTTCGTCCTCGCCACCGTCAAAAACGCCGCGGACGTCTATGAAACCCTGAAGCAAAAGCGCATTTTCGTCCGATACTTTGACCAGGACCGCCTGCGCGACAAGCTGCGCATCACCATCGGCACCCCCGAACAGAACACCGCCCTGCTAGACGCCCTGCGGGAGATTCTCTGACTCATGCCCAAACGCGCCGCCAAAGTTCACCGCAAGACCAACGAAACCGACATCACCATCGAGTTGAACCTCGACGGCTCCGGTTCGACATATTCCAATGAAACCGGCGTCGGCTTCTTCGATCACATGCTCGACCACGTCGCGCGTCACGGCCGCTTCGATCTGAGCGTCAAAGCCGAAGGCGATTACCACATCGACGATCACCACACCGTCGAAGACGTGGGCATCACGCTGGGCCAGACCCTCGAAAAAGCGCTGGGCGACAAGAAGGGCATCGAGCGCTACGGGTTCGCCTCGGCGCCGATGGACGAAACGCTGGCGCGCGTAAGCATCGACCTGTCCGGTCGCGCCGCCCTCGTCTTCGCCGTGAACTTCCCCTCGAAGAAGATCGGCACGTTCGAGACGCAGCTCGTCCGCGAGTTCCTCAATGCGCTGACCGCCAACGCCAAGTTCGCCTGCCATGTCGAAGTCCCGCATGGCGAAAACGACCATCACATCGCCGAAGCGATCTTCAAAGCCCTCGGCCGCGCCTTGCGCGACGCCGTCCGCGTGACGGGCACCGATGTGCCCAGCACCAAGGGCTCGCTCTGAGCATTGGCAAAACTGACAAAACCCATGCGGGCTGTCGCATTCATGCCCATCCGCGTTGGAAGCATGTTGTCTTGCGCGGATGAGCACGATACCGTGC contains the following coding sequences:
- the hisB gene encoding imidazoleglycerol-phosphate dehydratase HisB, which codes for MPKRAAKVHRKTNETDITIELNLDGSGSTYSNETGVGFFDHMLDHVARHGRFDLSVKAEGDYHIDDHHTVEDVGITLGQTLEKALGDKKGIERYGFASAPMDETLARVSIDLSGRAALVFAVNFPSKKIGTFETQLVREFLNALTANAKFACHVEVPHGENDHHIAEAIFKALGRALRDAVRVTGTDVPSTKGSL
- a CDS encoding PEP-CTERM sorting domain-containing protein (PEP-CTERM proteins occur, often in large numbers, in the proteomes of bacteria that also encode an exosortase, a predicted intramembrane cysteine proteinase. The presence of a PEP-CTERM domain at a protein's C-terminus predicts cleavage within the sorting domain, followed by covalent anchoring to some some component of the (usually Gram-negative) cell surface. Many PEP-CTERM proteins exhibit an unusual sequence composition that includes large numbers of potential glycosylation sites. Expression of one such protein has been shown restore the ability of a bacterium to form floc, a type of biofilm.), encoding MSAQAVLLLKPIAVTNVTQDANPALGPAGVAGANRFVSLEAPVINNAGQVAYRGFVGIGAGLTHEGIWRYNADGTTQIVYNTTVASANLDDAVSGSEPLFDDLGNIAFFGFNKQPDSQMRTGIFRTQNGSTTVMPLVHTGTDGALGPDLGAGISINTLRKPTGFRNGKLVFDADLTGSGINFNNDTTFFRSDDASSTLVLTREAAVGSSFPGPDIASRFFANSNFGGGVNAAGNAISGASLNDNSFGTGVYFIADGSTNHIIAMKNATGALGPNIAGNPGAVFTFIQGAGTPDINDAGDAVFTGRMGTSRPNVIVRHTNGVNAAVVLLTDMAPGTTGSYKDFAPTNSPVIAGNGDIFFAATVTNPTNVNQFFAGLWRQRDGEGVSLVALDGSSIGLGSDVHFTDLHSVSANARGDVAFRVQFIGAGVTAANDNAVLAFVDGVLEIVAREGDQVDVDPTDGVDLRTIDSFLLDTQLHNTGGQDGRRSYFNDLDQVVLGVTFTDGSTGVLLTNLRAVPEPASLLMLLAVGSMLRHRRR
- the hisC gene encoding histidinol-phosphate transaminase, with the protein product MSYERPNIAKMHGYTPGEQPDDGKVVKLNTNENPYPPCEAVMKTLHAIGGDVLRKYPPPLAPRFRKVAAQVHKLHADNVIATNAGDELLRLAITTFVNPGEPIGTAEPSYSLYPVLAEINDSPVVRVPLNDDWSLTAGFADALNKAKVKLAFIVNPHAPSGVLRSVDTLAAVAEKFKGVLLIDEAYIDFVDPDLNHDATTLIDRFDNVLILRTLSKGYSLAGLRFGYGLGARSLIEPMLTKTKDSYNTDAIAQKLAAAALEHRADAAMSWHAVREERSRMVRELAAMGMTCPPSQSNFVLATVKNAADVYETLKQKRIFVRYFDQDRLRDKLRITIGTPEQNTALLDALREIL